ACCTCTTCCGCCATGGTCGAAACGGCGTCGTATCCGATATAGCTGAGATAAACCATGCTCGCCCCATTAAAGACGCCAGAAACGCCGTACGGAAAAAACCCGGATGGATGCGTCGGGTCGCCCGGTTCAGTGAAGTTGTTCCAGTCGCCTTTGCACAACCCAACTACTATGACGAATAATATGAACATTATATGCAGCGCCGTCAACACCATATTGACCACCGAGCTCTCCCTTGTACTGAACAAGCCAACAAACCAACCCAGTTCAGATTGAAAAATAGATTGAAATAAGTACTCAACTCAACTTGTTATCTCTACCTGTAGCAGATAATGAGCGTAACTGCTAAAACCACCACAACAGCAACGACGTCGATTTCATTGAAACCATCGGGGAGTCCGGCCACTGTGAACCTCCATTTTGCAGCGGGGACCCCAATTGCGGTGCCCAAGTAAGCCGTGAAACCCCTTGCAACGGCGGCGTTAGACATCACATAGTCCATCACCAAGTTGGCTCCAGTCAAAAACGCCGCAAATTCACCTGATGGAAAAACGTACACTTAGAAGTCCACATATAcaagagaatatatatatatatatatatatatatatatatatatatatatatatatatatagaatgctGGAGTGGAGTGATCGAGTTACCAAATGTGACCCGGAGATAGCTAAAGGCACCGCCTGCGACGGGCATGTCGACGGCAAACTCAGTGTAGCAGAAGGCGGAGAGAAGGGCGCAGAGTCCGGCAATGGCATACGATAGCACCACAGATGGACCCGCATACAGCCGACTTGCACGGCCGGTGGTGACGAACACTCCGGCACCGACCATGCCGCCTACGCCGAACCCGATCAGGTCGAGCCAGCCAAGGCTCTTCTCCATGTCGGAGCCGGACCGGGCGCGGACCGCACTCATTTCCTCGTAGGAGGTGGAGACTGAAACGGCACGGCGAGCCAGACGGGCCGGAGTCTCAGACAGAGCTCGGAGGTAGGTCCGGGGGCTTGAGAAAGACGACCCATGGCTCTCCATTCAGGATCGGTAATGGTTCTATGGTTTCTGACCAGGAATAAGAAACTTATATAAGTAGAGGTCGCACTGTTACTGAAACACAAGCTCCCAGCAACAAGTTAAAAACAAGGCCTTTTGCTTTTTAGTTTCGCGTATCTGGGTATTCGATTGCAGAGTTAAATTTGGATGGAGCCCCTCATTTAGTAGAATAaccaaccttttcttttttgggttaattacatattattTTAGCCAAAAGTGCCACCAAAACATTTTATCCTTCATAAAATTACTATATTAATAATTGTCTTAAATTTTAAATATCAAAAATCAACACATTTATACAAATGTCACAAGAGTAAAAAATCACCAGTCACTGTCTCTCCTCTCCGGCAACCTCCGACGAGGGTCTCTGGCAAACTAAGGCAAGATATTCAGCGACTTTTGACGAACTCCGGTGAGATATGTAGTGAGGTCATAAAAGTCACTGTCATCACCAGTACAAAAGCTACTACCACCAACACTAAAAAACTACTTTCACCAAcgacaaaagctactatcatcaacaacaaaaagctactctcaccaacgacaaaagctactgttactagcaacaaaaactacttgaTCGAGCTAAGATGTCCTATGTTTTTAGTGTCATTTctcctacattttacttagttattctcttaagaatatcatttctaactttgttgtaATTAGGTACATTTGAGCTTCAAATGCAAGAAATGAGCTAAGAAGAGCTGGAAATGAAATAAATGAAGGCAAAGAGGAAATGTGGCGCAGAAatgggaaagaaatggagaaatgaagctttcctaatcctactagaaaaggaatcccagttaaAGTAgaaatcctaatgcaactaggagtgagctcggaaaaatggtgtttggaaatgagaaatgacagagtcctagttggactaggaaacctgatgacactaggaATCTTGATGCTGCTAGGAATCCTGGTGAGACTTGGAGACgatgtggcttcaagatgactcaagatagttcaagcATGTTCTATACAAGAAATTTCGGCAAAAGAAGAATGATctttgaaattgtccaattgagaaatctggcccaaagattgaaacatgtgacttgcacatgagtttctagatccttcttgacgtcttggagaaatcctaaatcaataataattgatTTTCGGGAATGAAGAAGTTTACTTGTTCTCTAATTCAAATGGAATTTTCTCATTGGTTGGATGATGCAAACaaggagatttcttagggaatTAAACCCTAGGCAGTGCACTATATAAGGGAGGGATGTATTACCGTGCAAATCATCATGAAACCCTGAATCAAAATCGCAATTCCTCTCCCTTTATTCTGTAAAAGTTTCGGCCTCTCCAATTGTTCAAGATTTGAAGCCATGAA
This portion of the Rosa chinensis cultivar Old Blush chromosome 1, RchiOBHm-V2, whole genome shotgun sequence genome encodes:
- the LOC112177933 gene encoding cationic amino acid transporter 7, chloroplastic isoform X2; the encoded protein is MESHGSSFSSPRTYLRALSETPARLARRAVSVSTSYEEMSAVRARSGSDMEKSLGWLDLIGFGVGGMVGAGVFVTTGRASRLYAGPSVVLSYAIAGLCALLSAFCYTEFAVDMPVAGGAFSYLRVTFGEFAAFLTGANLVMDYVMSNAAVARGFTAYLGTAIGVPAAKWRFTVAGLPDGFNEIDVVAVVVVLAVTLIICYSTRESSVVNMVLTALHIMFILFVIVVGLCKGDWNNFTEPGDPTHPSGFFPYGVSGVFNGASMVYLSYIGYDAVSTMAEEVRNPVKDIPIGVSGSVLIVTVLYCLMAASMSKLLPYDMIDPEAPFSAAFGGKWESRVIGVGAALGILTSLLVAMLGQARYMCVIGRSSVVPAWFARVHPKTSTPVNSSAFLGSYMSAA
- the LOC112177933 gene encoding cationic amino acid transporter 7, chloroplastic isoform X3; this encodes MESHGSSFSSPRTYLRALSETPARLARRAVSVSTSYEEMSAVRARSGSDMEKSLGWLDLIGFGVGGMVGAGVFVTTGRASRLYAGPSVVLSYAIAGLCALLSAFCYTEFAVDMPVAGGAFSYLRVTFGEFAAFLTGANLVMDYVMSNAAVARGFTAYLGTAIGVPAAKWRFTVAGLPDGFNEIDVVAVVVVLAVTLIICYSTRESSVVNMVLTALHIMFILFVIVVGLCKGDWNNFTEPGDPTHPSGFFPYGVSGVFNGASMVYLSYIGYDAVSTMAEEVRNPVKDIPIGVSGSVLIVTVLYCLMAASMSKLLPYDMIDPEAPFSAAFGGKWESRVIGVGAALGILTSLLVAMLGQARYMCVIGRSSVVPAWFARVHPKTSTPVNSSAFLVAKGR